One window of the Paenibacillus beijingensis genome contains the following:
- a CDS encoding ABC transporter permease produces the protein MDVEQTPQLKASGLSMRAPGLSWWRRMKKHRNLYFMLLPTLTYFFLFHYVPFLGISIAFKDFQPFVGIADSPWVGLKHFIMIYQSDDFYQLLTNTLLISSYRLIFGFPVPIIFALLLNEVRKQSVKKTVQTITYFPHFLSWIVYGGLILSFISPAGIINEILKGFGIPAIDFVTGPDYFRSILVITGILKDFGWGAIIYLAALSGIDPSLYEAATVDGAGRWKKMIHVTLPSLIPTVFLMLIIQIGYILDAGFEQIFVMSNPTVYSVSDIFDTYVYRIGIEQANFSEATAIGLFKGIVGFILIVSANRIIKRSGEPTLW, from the coding sequence ATGGATGTGGAACAAACTCCCCAATTGAAAGCATCCGGTTTATCCATGAGAGCACCCGGTTTATCGTGGTGGCGGCGAATGAAGAAGCATCGAAATTTATACTTCATGTTATTACCTACCTTAACTTATTTTTTCCTTTTCCACTATGTCCCCTTTCTTGGTATCAGCATCGCATTCAAAGATTTTCAGCCCTTCGTCGGCATTGCCGATAGCCCGTGGGTAGGACTGAAACATTTTATCATGATCTACCAGTCCGACGATTTTTATCAGTTATTAACCAATACCTTGCTCATTAGCAGCTATCGGCTTATTTTTGGATTTCCCGTTCCGATTATATTCGCATTGCTGCTGAATGAGGTAAGAAAACAATCCGTTAAAAAGACCGTTCAAACGATTACATATTTTCCGCACTTTCTTTCCTGGATCGTTTATGGAGGATTGATCCTTTCTTTTATCAGCCCGGCGGGGATCATTAATGAAATATTAAAGGGTTTTGGCATTCCTGCAATCGATTTTGTTACGGGTCCTGATTATTTCCGTTCCATTCTGGTGATCACAGGTATTTTAAAGGATTTTGGGTGGGGAGCCATTATTTATTTAGCAGCATTAAGCGGTATCGATCCGTCATTATACGAGGCGGCTACAGTCGATGGCGCCGGCAGATGGAAAAAGATGATTCACGTGACATTACCCTCCCTTATTCCAACTGTATTTCTCATGTTGATTATACAGATCGGTTATATTCTGGATGCGGGCTTTGAACAAATTTTTGTGATGAGTAATCCGACGGTGTATAGCGTATCGGATATATTTGATACCTATGTGTACCGCATCGGCATCGAACAGGCTAACTTCAGCGAGGCCACGGCAATCGGACTGTTTAAAGGGATTGTCGGCTTTATCTTAATTGTGTCGGCTAACCGAATTATTAAACGAAGCGGCGAGCCAACGCTATGGTGA